Proteins encoded within one genomic window of Neodiprion fabricii isolate iyNeoFabr1 chromosome 6, iyNeoFabr1.1, whole genome shotgun sequence:
- the LOC124185233 gene encoding protein inscuteable homolog: MSRFKRKQSQVFWKYMESQDLGLPSETDLLKSREVLELPAPLDDAEEKLAAGGVAEGPEDWNEPPDRERSASPKSFVGHRSQDSGFSDSERSEESGVDAYASRVERLRRARTRKLRRRRISEDRESEERLSPAREERDQRCGAVRRLDSLWAPTEIPPHPRHTSTPKTGEPRGRKVSASLPRGSRRRGVDKRRETSAAVFDRGDADDDDEEAEEGDRVPRMIGVSMADGECLGDFLYANEPPEDVFQASESATASSGAVRRSSAHRTGENSNGQFAPVKSWLNLLAVETEAECGATLQSKALPRIRTPCSSRSGSTTSLQHCMQGRDSTLLTASATAAATKLLAKVEQFHQRYQSALEALNRPGSERSERGLIQSLEEEAFLLLSELGAPPPQRVRNLTCSKEVLRQLRELQNELDHVVDTRLDFYVERIVRGLEEAPREDGIAARGALAGLTALGLGPGSRRGGRSVARCSGVRTLLTALISVRGQSSASRDSRVACLRALGSVCCCAEAIEQLAAHGGSEILADLLSSEAAPEAEKMEATALVVQITAPWTDALGLPHLEPFAEELVQSLTLLAGDTACSQTLLLAAAALNNLARSPRCAGPMVACKTVATLLRSVRRSGGGSICLMEQVAALIGELARSSQIHPHLAEARASVALVCFLRMTPPGLEIAYRKLEATASEALARLCVHREVAQQVVDVGAINCVIPYNQVTIADSSTVRKAPNNRYTRSLRIACKRAAKQIDAAKASDRACTLDRR; this comes from the exons ATGAGCCGCTTTAAGAGAAAACAGAGCCAGGTTTTCTGGAAGTACATGGAGTCCCAGGACCTCGGCCTGCCGAGCGAGACTGACCTCCTCAAGTCAAGGGAAGTCCTCGAGCTTCCGGCGCCGCTCGACGATGCGGAGGAAAAGCTTGCGGCCGGGGGAGTTGCGGAGGGTCCCGAAGACTGGAACGAGCCGCCAGACCGGGAGAGATCGGCGAGTCCGAAGAGCTTCGTCGGCCACCGGAGCCAGGACTCAGGATTCTCGGACTCCGAACGCTCGGAGGAGTCGGGGGTTGACGCGTACGCTTCCCGCGTCGAGAGGCTGCGCCGCGCACGGACCAGGAAGTTGCGACGACGGAGGATTTCCGAGGATCGGGAGAGTGAGGAACGCCTCTCTCCCGCGAGGGAAGAGAGGGACCAGCGCTGCGGCGCCGTTAGGAGACTCGACTCGCTCTGGGCACCCACCGAAATTCCTCCGCACCCCAGACACACGTCGACCCCTAAAACTGGTGAGCCTCGCGGCCGGAAGGTTTCCGCGTCCCTCCCGCGCGGCTCCAGAAGACGAGGCGTTGATAAGAGGCGGGAGACTTCAGCTGCTGTTTTCGATCG GGGAGACGCGGACGATGACGACGAAGAGGCCGAGGAGGGTGATCGAGTGCCTCGAATGATCGGAGTGTCTATGGCGGACGGAGAGTGCTTGGGAGATTTTTTGTACGCCAATGAGCCGCCGGAGGACGTTTTCCAAGCGTCGGAGTCCGCGACGGCGTCTTCGGGAGCGGTACGACGATCGTCGGCGCATCGGACTGGTGAAAATTCCAACGGACAATTTGCGCCGGTCAAGTCATGGCTGAACCTTCTCGCCGTGGAGACCGAGGCCGAGTGCGGTGCTACTTTGCAGAGCAAAGCCTTGCCCAGAATCAGAACTCCCTGTAGCAGTCGCAGTGGCAGTACGACGAGTCTTCAACACTGCATGCAAGGCCGCGATTCCACCCTCCTCACCGCCTCCGCGACCGCCGCTGCGACGAAACTATTGGCTAAGGTTGAACAGTTCCATCAACGGTATCAATCCGCTCTGGA AGCGCTGAACAGGCCTGGTAGCGAGAGATCAGAACGCGGTTTGATACAGTCGCTCGAAGAGGAGGCGTTCCTGCTGCTCTCGGAGCTCGGAGCACCACCGCCCCAAAGAGTGCGCAACTTGACCTGTTCGAAAGAAGTTCTTCGGCAGCTCAGAGAACTACAGAACGAATTGGACCACGTTGTAGACACCCGTCTAGATTTTTACGTCGAG CGGATCGTCCGTGGGCTGGAGGAGGCGCCAAGGGAGGACGGGATCGCAGCGCGAGGCGCGCTGGCCGGGTTAACGGCGCTGGGTCTAGGTCCAGGAAGTCGAAGAGGGGGGCGAAGCGTCGCGCGATGTTCGGGGGTGCGAACACTGCTGACGGCGTTAATTTCAGTGCGGGGGCAGTCTAGCGCATCGAGGGATTCGCGGGTCGCGTGCCTGCGTGCCCTCGGTAGCGTCTGTTGTTGCGCCGAGGCGATAGAGCAGCTGGCTGCGCACGGTGGCTCAGAGATTTTGGCGGACCTCCTGAGCTCTGAGGCGGCGCCGGAAGCCGAGAAAATGGAGGCCACGGCCCTCGTCGTGCAGATAACGGCGCCCTGGACTGACGCCTTGGGGCTTCCCCACCTCGAGCCCTTCGCCGAGGAACTGGTTCAGTCGCTGACCCTCCTCGCCGGGGATACCGCCTGCTCGCAGACGCTGCTCCTGGCCGCGGCGGCCTTGAACAATTTAGCGCGGTCCCCACGATGCGCGGGCCCAATGGTGGCCTGCAAGACAGTCGCCACTTTGCTCAGGAGCGTGCGGCGATCGGGGGGCGGAAGCATTTGCCTTATGGAGCAGGTCGCGGCTCTGATCGGCGAGTTGGCGAGATCCTCGCAGATTCATCCACACTTGGCGGAGGCCAGGGCATCTGTAGCCCTGGTCTGTTTCCTCAGAATGACACCTCCTGGCCTCGAAATTGCCTACAGGAAACTCGAGGCCACCGCCTCGGAGGCCCTTGCAAGACTCTGCGTACATCGAGAGGTTGCCCAGCAGGTCGTCGACGTCGGTGCCATAAATTGCGTCATTCCTTACAATCAGGTGACCATCGCGGACTCGTCGACGGTCAGAAAAGCTCCGAACAATCGGTATACTCGTTCTCTCAGGATCGCTTGTAAGAGAGCCGCCAAACAGATTGACGCCGCCAAAGCTTCCGATCGAGCTTGCACTTTGGATCGTCGTTGA
- the LOC124185228 gene encoding T-complex protein 1 subunit beta has translation MVSLNPVRILKNEAEEEKAEIARLSSFVGAIAIGELVKSTLGPKGMDKILVAHGRSAGQVQVTNDGATILKSVGVDNPAAKILVDMSRVQDDEVGDGTTSVTVLAAELLKEAEKLIDQKIHPQTIIAGWRSATTVAREALHNTATDNSADPETFRKDLMNIARTTLSSKILSQHKEHFSKLAVDAVLRLKGSGNLSAIQIIKKRGATLADSFLDEGFLLDKKPGVHQPQRITDARILIANTPMDTDKIKVFGSRVRVDSMAKIAELETAEKEKMKDKVDKIVKHGCNVFINRQLIYNYPEQLFADAGLMAIEHADFDGIERLALVTGGDIVSTFDHPELVKLGKCDLIEQVMIGEDSLLRFSGVALGEACTVVIRGATQQILDEAERSLHDALCVLAATVRESRIVFGGGCSEMAMACAVMKAATATPGKEAVAMEAYARALQQLPIVIADNAGYDSAQLISELRAAHNSGASTMGLDMEEGKIGCMKKLGITESWAVKRQVVLSASEAAEMILRVDNILKAAPRKRVQDRGHC, from the exons ATG gtgTCACTTAATCCTGTCAGGATATTAAAGAATGAGGCGGAAGAGGAGAAGGCGGAAATAGCTCGGCTGAGTTCTTTTGTTGGAGCCATCGCTATTGGCGAACTGGTCAAATCCACTCTAGGCCCTAAAGGCATGGACAAGATTCTTGTCGCTCATGGACGATCAGCTGGTCAAGTTCAGGTTACCAATGACGGGGCCACTATCCTCAAGAGTGTCGGCGTTGATAATCCTGCAGCAAAAATACTTGTGGACATGAGCCGAGTGCAGGATGACGAAGTTGGCGACGGCACAACTTCTGTAACAGTATTGG CGGCTGAATTGCTAAAGGAAGCAGAAAAGTTGATAGATCAGAAGATCCATCCGCAGACAATAATTGCTGGCTGGCGTAGCGCTACTACGGTTGCCAGGGAGGCACTACATAACACGGCGACAGATAATTCAGCGGATCCTGAGACTTTCCGCAAAGATCTTATGAACATTGCACGAACAACGCTTAGTTCAAAGATTCTGTCTCAGCATAAAGAACACTTTAGCAAGCTGGCTGTTGATGCTGTACTGCGTCTCAAAGGCTCAGGAAACTTATCCGCTATacagataataaaaaaacggggTGCCACTCTGGCTGATTCATTCCTTGATGAAGGTTTCCTTCTCGATAAAAAACCTGGAGTTCATCAGCCCCAGCGTATCACCGATGCTCGTATTCTGATTGCCAATACCCCCATGGATACTGATAAAATCAAG GTCTTCGGTTCAAGGGTACGTGTCGATTCGATGGCAAAGATTGCAGAGCTAGAGACTGCAGAAAAGGAGAAGATGAAG GATAAAGTTGACAAAATAGTGAAGCATGGCTGCAATGTCTTCATAAACAGGCAGTTGATCTACAACTATCCAGAACAGTTATTCGCTGACGCTGGTTTGATGGCCATTGAGCATGCAGATTTTGATGGTATCGAAAGACTCGCCCTTGTAACTGGAGGAGATATAGTCAGTACCTTCGATCATCCCGAGCTGGTCAAACTTGGCAAATGTGATTTAATAGAGCAG GTTATGATTGGAGAAGACtctcttcttcgtttttcgggTGTAGCCCTCGGTGAAGCTTGCACCGTTGTCATCAGAGGCGCTACTCAACAAATCCTAGATGAAGCTGAGCGTTCATTACACGACGCTCTCTGCGTACTGGCAGCTACAGTACGCGAGTCACGTATCGTATTTGGaggag GTTGCAGCGAAATGGCTATGGCTTGTGCAGTGATGAAAGCTGCCACTGCTACCCCTGGAAAAGAGGCTGTTGCCATGGAAGCGTACGCTAGAGCTCTTCAGCAGCTACCTATAGTAATTGCAGACAACGCGGGTTACGACTCAGCTCAGCTAATCAGCGAGCTCAGAGCCGCGCATAATTCGGGAGCTTCAACAATGGGACTTG ATATGGAGGAGGGTAAAATCGGCTGCATGAAAAAACTCGGAATCACAGAGTCGTGGGCTGTGAAGCGACAAGTCGTCCTGAGTGCATCTGAAGCCGCCGAAATGATACTCCGAGTTGACAACATTCTTAAGGCAGCACCGCGAAAACGCGTCCAGGACCGTGGTCACTGTTAA